The genomic window attttaagtccaaaaattttaaataaataaatttttcttttctaaaaatttcgaataaaaataaaattttatatacctacatgtaaaaattttgtatttttttccaaaaaattttacatccaaaaattttaaataaacaaatttcttttctaaaaatttcgaataaaaataaaattttatatacacgccaaaattttgttgttttttccaaaaaattttacatccaaaaattttaaacacaaaatttttttccacaaaattttacatccaaaaattttgaataaacaaattttttctttttaaatttcaaataaaaataaaattttatatgcttgcaaaaattttgttttttttccaaaaaatttttcatccaaaaattttgaatatataaatttttttttgtaaaaatttcgaataaaaataaaattttatatacatgccaaaattttgtatttttttccaaaaaattttacatccaaaaattttgaataaataaattttttttctaaaaatttttttttccaaaaactgtgaagaaaaaattttacatccaaaaatttgccaaaaaattatacttccaaaaattttgtatttttttccaaaacattttacatccaaaaattttaaacacaaaattttttttcaaaaaaattttacatccaaaaattttgaataaataaattttttttctaaaaatttcgaataagaataaaattttatatacctacatgtaaaaattttgtatttttttccaaaaaattttacatccaaaaattttaaacacaaaattttttttccaaaaaattttacatccaaaattttaaacacaaaatttgttttccaataaattttgaataaatacatttttttctaaaaatttggaaaaaaaataaaattttatttgcatgcaaaaattttgtatttttttccaaaaaattttacatccaaaaattttaaacacaaaattttttttccaaaaaattttacttccaaatattttaaataaataaatgtttttttttaaaaccccgaataaaaataaaattttatatacatttttaatattttttttgtttttaaagtaagttttttgccaaaacaataaattgtttctgaaaagttttgaacaaattttttcctaAGCAATTACCAAAATaatgtattgtataaaaaaatacaaaattcttcccttcaaaaaattctataccaatattttcaatattaagtacATCTCAGAAGGGCAAAAATTGAATTATCCGAGCATTTAGAGCTTCCCTTATACTCATTATTTTGGGTGCATTTTCCTCTGTATATTGCATTTTCTAATCACTAGCATTTAATTCGTATAACAAGACTGCAACTTCGCTTTTTCAGGGCATCATCTTTCTTGCGAAAAACTATCACAAATTCCAAACTTCTGAAATACAAAACTTAATCGACGAGAAACTTTACGCTCTACTCATGGATGTCCTGAAGTACACGGAACCCTCCACAAACATACGCAATGTATTCTTGCACCGCGACTCCTGGGAACGAAACATCTTTTTCAAATTCGATGCAAACAACGAACCCTCGTCCTGTTGCATTGTTGACTTTCAATTGAGTCGCTACGCGCCACCTGCGCTGGACATACTCTTCTTCTTGTATGGCCAAACAACAGCAGAAGAGCGAAAACTGTACATGCAAGAGTATCTCGAACATTATTTCGCCGAGTTGCAAGAACGATTCCGCGAGTTAAAGCTACCACCCGACACCATTACAAAAGTAGATTTTCTGGAAGATTGCCGACGCGCCCACCTGCCAGCTCTAATCATTACAGCCATCATCAAGCCACTAACAATGATGCCTGAAGGTTTGTCGAACAAGTGGCGCTCCGAGGAGCAGGAGAAGTTCGACTACTACATGAATACGCAACGTGATGAATTGTTCACACGCGTTATGGCTATCGATTCCACGTATGAGGCGAAAATTATGTGGCCTATTGAAGAGCTCATAGATCATTTACTAAAGAATCCAGATTTGTtggattaataaaaaatattgtaattaactgtatattttaataataaaatatttagttttttaataaaactcaaaCACATTTAAATTATACTgactacaacaacaaatgcaacatTTCTTCTATACACTCAAAAATATAGGCTTTGAATTTCTTATCCATTTGAAGCAGTTCCAGCACTTCATTCACGCGATCTACATTTGTGTAGCGATGAAATGCATCCGGGTGATTCAGTTtcaaattctttaaataatcTCCTGGCACACGCAATATAGTCGCTGAGATGCAGTTGTAAAGCGCGCCAAAGAGTTCCAGCGATTTAAGTGACTGCTCAAATTGGTGACGGCTAAGCAGTTGCTCTGCCTCCAAGCCTTGTCGTTTTAGTTCATCGGCGAAGTAACTGTAATATCTGTCATAGTACCACTCTTTCAGTCCCGCTTTCCGCTGCTGGGGTGTTACATTCAGAAAGACTGCCATAAGCACATCGATCGCAGGCGGACTATAACGCGCCAGTTGGTAGTCTACAAGCACCACCGGTTCTTTATCGAGTTgggatttgtggaaaaataagtTGCCACCCCACAAATCGCGATGGCAAAAGACATTACGGTAGTTGTTGGATGGATTTACCATTTCATAGACGCTATCCAGACGGCTCGGCAATTCTTCGGCGATGAATTTTTGCAGTACTTCGCATTGGTAGGCGGGATGAACGCGAGCTACCGCTAGAACAGCCTGTAAAACAAAGAGGAGGAGGGTGAGAGAgaaggaaattgaaaataatgtacatatgtaatagaaaataaaagcaattaatttaatatataggATAGCGTAAATTTTATTATCCTaagggaaaatttataatttatgcaaatggcgtcgtacgtcaatcgtaTTTAACGCTGTCAGCTGCAGcgtaaaacaagcaaacaatgGAACGCGTGAAAGGTTTTccttcactcaaaattatttttttagtaaataagttactcaaaagcaaaatttaatgattaattttgcgcgaaATTTTAGTATACAGAATCAGAAAAATTCGTGACTGCGGATCGGTAGCCCATCCATGAGTTCATTGATGGCCTAATGGACAGTGCAGCTCATCAAGCGAGAGCTTTCAATAAAATGTTAGTGAAAGAGGAACCACAAAGGATGTGTTTACGTTGTGAGGGTATTTgaataattgaattaattttggcTGCATTCGTCCTTGACGAGAAAAACAGCTCCTTTGTGATATCGCTTTCACGCTCGTTTTACGCCTTCCCATTCTTtcctgatttttaattttataaacctTACAAATTCAAGGGCATCCACCGAGTTCAGGTCCATCAAACTACCAAAGATTATTAAACTTTTCAAGTCGAAGCTACTGAACAGGCCTTGCAAAATTTCGCTGTATAAATCTCTAGTCCAACCAGTTCTTTGCTACGTATCGGAGTCTTGGACTATAagtaaaaaagacaaaaataaacTCCAAGTACTCGAGAGAAAAGTTTTGAGGCTAATCTTCGGTGTAACCAAAGACAAGGGCGAGTGGCGTACAAGATGGAACCATTAACTGGACCAATTTATAGGAGGGAAATATGTTGTGCGGTTCACCTAAGCTCACAGACTACGATGGCTAGACCATATCACGAAAATGGACCCCACGAGAGTTCAACGAAAAATAATTTACGCTAAAATATTGAATGGATTGACGAACTATAAAACATAGAAAAACTCAAGGTGAACAACCGGAAGGAACCAACCAAGGATCGGGGCAAATGGAGACATTttgtgcagcaggccaaagctcagaCAGAGCTGTAGCGCCAAATGATGATGATAGATGTTGAAAAGAGAACCTTCTTACCTTAGTGGCAGCAAGGATCATTTTGGACGCTTTCAATTTATTCGTTGGCACTATGAAGCTCATGGCAAAGCTTTCTGGCAAAGCTATTCTTTTGGCAGACCTTCTCTTACCAATTTTAGGCTAGATTTGCGGTGCTGTGCTACAAGTGGGTCATGCCTAAGAACTTTTGTCTGCGAAAGTTTATTCTGAGCTGGAACTTACCACAGCTGCTGGCGTGTACGCTTAATGAGAGGTGTGCAAAGGGTAGGAATAAACGGTCATTTTAGAATTCGAGCGATAAAAATTATGTGGCATTTATGTAATAAAGGAAATAGTCTATATTATATGGACAGAGCAGTCTTTCGAGCAATTCATTCTGCAGCCcttcattcaaaaaatttgtggaaCTCTAAGACTTTGAAACATTCGAATGACAATGACTATGCGATCGCTGCTAATGGTGGAAGGTGCTGGAATAATTAAAAGTGCGATACCGACTCGCGGCCACCGTAGCCCAATAGTCTGATGAGATACTAAcgttcggaagtgcacaggctcgaatctccgtacaGGAAATACCAAAACGATAgaaagtttttcctaatagcggccGACCGTCGATGGACAATGACAAATCTTCGGgtatatttctaccatgaaaaagctcctcacaaaaatatctgtcgcTTGGAGTCGGCTTTAGTTCCGTCCATTTGAGGAATAACATCAAAATGCACACCACAATTAAGAGGAGGtgttcggccaagcacccaaagaGGTGTAAGTGcgctttaaatatatatatccgACTTCCACTTGTTTTACTGTGAATTTCGCTCATTTCGGTTCTTTGATGGAATGTCTCAAATGTATCTCTCCCAGTAGATATCACTTTTGATATTATTAGCAGCTTTGGAACCTGTAAACAGCGCTTACTGCCAGTTAAAAGGGGGTATGGAAGCTTATCAGATGGAGCTTGGTTGGTCATTATAAAATCACAATCCGCATAGTGGCCGCCATagatgaatgggttggtgtgtgactaccattcgaaattcagagactacgtaggttggaatctccgagaaacagcaaaatgaagaaaacgttttttgtaataccggtcgcccctcggcaggcaatggcatgtctccgagtgtattcctgccatgaaaaggttcctcataaaaaatatctgcctttcggagtcggctgtttttttttgtttttgaaatccaCATATGAGCACCAGGGTTACTAAAATTACAAtaccatcattattatctcCCATTCTTGCTGAGCTTCGTGAAAGAATAATTAAAGGCAAGGCATGGGTTTTCCACCAAGACAAAAAGGCGACTCATTTCACATTGCCAATCAAGTGGTTTCTAGCAAAGCACAACATCCCACCTTTACATTATCTACCTTATTTGCCAGACTTTAAGCCATGCCACTTCTTTCTGTTTTCTAAGgttaaaactacaataaaaagtattaacagaaaacaacaacataaacaaaGCAACACGAAACCCTGGATGCTGACGCACTGAAAGCATCTAAGCTTAGAAGGCAAAGTCCGAAATTATAAAACATGCGTTCGACCAGTACTCATCTATGCCGTTGAAAACCGAGTAAATACAATTGCAACACAACAAGCAATGAAGAAGGTTGAGATGGCAGCATTACTATCGATCATAGGACATACTCAGAGAAAGCAAAGATCTTATGAGAAATGGAGATATTAGAGGCAGACGCAAGGCATTGTTAGCCAGAGCCGAAGACGAAGAAGAGAATTGAAAAGCACGTGCCACGCATGCCCGGCAATAGGTTGGCTAAATCAGTAATGACGGGAAAGCCGATGATTACGAGACCACTCGGATGCCCTTACAAACGCTGGAACGAGTGTTGAACAATCATCCTTTATGTAAaccctgaataactttgtcatttaccaaccgatcgacttcaatatacatgttttcgatacgtcaatttagtacaatttcaaccatggatcgctttacaccgaaacaacgcgctgaaatagtgacgttatacatcgaaaatagtcgttgcattgttctaactcaacgcgcatatcgcaaaaagtatcgcggcaaagAGGCACTGTCTGCCAATACTATTTTGACGTTTGGTGTcacatttttttgagcacgggaTAGTAGAagatcgtcaacatgccgttcatcaacgaccaagacgttccaatgaacttaTGGAAGCAGTGAGGAagagcgttgcccaggagccaacagtgtcgtatcgtcgtcgcgctcagcTTTTTGGCGTCACTGAAATCACAATGCGCCGCATTctaaaggatgatttaaatttgtttccgcaTAAAACACAATTGGCACAAAGAATATTGCTgacagaccattcacgtcgctGGGAATACAGCCAAACAATCACTcaaatggttgacactgaacccaatttttgggtacaaattttaatgactgatgaggcacattttaacctctctggcagcgggatctagtgtcaaaaagagaCGACATCGACTTGTcccccagatcacctgacttaatccccccggacttctttttgtggaattatctgaaaaataaggtttacgccaacaagccgctgactattgaccagcttaaggcaaacatttgTGCCAAAATCgatgctataaaacccgaaatgcttgacaaggtgatgacaaacgcagaaaaaagatcgccgtttgtgattgctaataaaggtggcgaCTTggttgatattgtattcaaaacatagttttaataaattgtgaataacctaactaaataaaaatacctcacgcatacaaatcagttgtttttttttttcaaagttattcagaGTTTTCATACCGAATACATAAatgatggcgcaccctgtacttTTACTATCTCTCGTACAAAAATTGCTCAAGAATTGGATTTAAttctattataattataaagaagaataaaaattggaagaagaaaaataagaagaaagaaACTGAGAAGTAGAGAAGTTGAAAGCGGCACGCGTTTTGAGGGAGCTAACGGAAGAAGACTTCCAGCAATATTTCATACAAATCAGAGcataaaagttttataaaatcatTCATAAATTCGCTATCTAATAGTCGCATCTCGTTTTTAGTCAGGTAACGAATTGAAATTAGTTCAGCAcccgatataatttttttctttttccatgcaatattaataaatatttattagcgAAACTGGTTTTAATTACGATTTTACTTGTACTACAATGTTCTTAATTGAATTGCAAACAAagtaaggaaaaaaatttacttgccTTTACACCAGCTGTATAGAAAACCACTTTCGGCGACACAGTCATCTCCCGCAACACATCCCGCAGCTGCTCGCCAATATTCACCTGATTCCTCTCTTCATACGTAATACTGCACGCGTGCATTGTGGCTAAACTTTTTA from Anastrepha ludens isolate Willacy chromosome 5, idAnaLude1.1, whole genome shotgun sequence includes these protein-coding regions:
- the LOC128864028 gene encoding uncharacterized protein LOC128864028 yields the protein MFDHMNETIADILSAAECEKIARNSLKLQKDESIKIVSYALEKGSNELVGFMGEYYKLRIRVQDEPISDEIKEFCYFVKSVPISNELHRDECERKCFFRKEGCAYTQILPNIQKFATTKLYPVCYYARKDLLVLEDLAAPDLGYRHLENEEAYTVKHCKLFLTHLAQLHAGSIAWEEREGVNIGRQFEDCLFELVLTTENEWYITGAKGIIFLAKNYHKFQTSEIQNLIDEKLYALLMDVLKYTEPSTNIRNVFLHRDSWERNIFFKFDANNEPSSCCIVDFQLSRYAPPALDILFFLYGQTTAEERKLYMQEYLEHYFAELQERFRELKLPPDTITKVDFLEDCRRAHLPALIITAIIKPLTMMPEGLSNKWRSEEQEKFDYYMNTQRDELFTRVMAIDSTYEAKIMWPIEELIDHLLKNPDLLD
- the LOC128864029 gene encoding uncharacterized protein LOC128864029, coding for MSPTSALQRAQTQNELFSHTEVAEILNNMLQSESAGLLVAYEVVSECGPTGYLGEYFHLQLKYKIGESNDIQTTRVFVKSLPYHNPKMTAFIEDCGMLTKEAAIYERLLNELRKLTTTIWCAQCYFTRRDLFVMQNIVDLGYEPVQDPAEFLTQSQMDVLLKSLATMHACSITYEERNQVNIGEQLRDVLREMTVSPKVVFYTAGVKAVLAVARVHPAYQCEVLQKFIAEELPSRLDSVYEMVNPSNNYRNVFCHRDLWGGNLFFHKSQLDKEPVVLVDYQLARYSPPAIDVLMAVFLNVTPQQRKAGLKEWYYDRYYSYFADELKRQGLEAEQLLSRHQFEQSLKSLELFGALYNCISATILRVPGDYLKNLKLNHPDAFHRYTNVDRVNEVLELLQMDKKFKAYIFECIEEMLHLLL